Within the Acidobacteriota bacterium genome, the region CAGCGCCGGATACTTCCCCGGATTGACCGATCCCGCCGGGAGGAACAATCTTTGTGTAGAGGTCACGCCTCATGGCACACACCGTTCTCTTCCGCGGCGCGATCAGTGTATACTCGTTTCGACACTTTCAACATACCAGGCGCAAAGGACACAAAGGATTCGTTGGGTTTTGGGATGTCGGATGTCGGATGTCGGACATCGGACTTAGGACATCGGACTTCGGAAATCGGGAATCGGATGTCGTTCCGGCAGAATCCGAATCGATCCCAAATGGCCAATCAAATATCAGCAATCATCAATAACCAATAATCCGAAATGCACAATGAAAAATGTCAGATGATCAATCACAAATGGAGTCCGCCGGGTTCTCTGTGGTGAAAAAAATCGTGCTCGGGATCGGGATTCGATCACGAGCACGATCACGATAACGCTTACTCAGTTACGCCCGAAATTCAGCCAAAATTTGGTAAAATTTTTCACCGGTTTCTCCCCCCCAGTCGCCCGTCCCATCATCGACCGGCACGATCCACGCTTTCACGACGAGAATAGCCAGGCGCAGCCCCGCGAATGCGGGGCAGCGCCTGGAAAATCGATTATTTTGACGTCGCGCGCCCCTGATAAGGGGCGCGGAGAAGATCACCGCAGAGATCGTTCGTCGACCGCAATGTGGTGCAGGCGGAGCAACTGAACCCACTCCTCTCGCGCGATACCCGCCGGTGGCGCTCCGCCTGGTTCTCAATGTACCGCCGGACGACGGGGACCTGAGCGGCACTGGCCGAAAACGCCGAATACCCGTCCGGCCAATCGAACCCGGGCGCGTTCGGCGGGAGGGCTTTTTCCCGAAGATTCGATCCGAATTTCTCCGCGCCCCTGTCCAGGGGCGCGCCGTGTTTTTTCAATTCCGCTTTCCAGGCGCTGCCCCGCGTTCGCGGGGCTGCGCCTGGCTATTATCTTTGCAACTGGAAGGGCTTGCCGGAGACCCGGCATCGCGGCACAGAGTTGGAGTGAACGATCATACCCCTTGGGTTCCGGTTACGCCGGGTTGGGATTACGAGCACGACGTTCGCCGGCTCGCCGGTTCACCGGCTCGCTGATTCGATCAGATCCGCCGCAGCGCCTCGGCGAAGCTCCGGAAGTACGATGAATCGGGGAAGACACTGGCGAAGACGGCCGGCGCGATCTGCATCGTCGCCTCGGTGTCGAGGCAGAAGCGCATCCGGCTGAACTTCCCGCGGAAGGCGGCCACGTCGCCGGCGACGTCCTTCTTGCGGATGACCACGTCGGCGAGCAGCCGGGCCAGCTCGGCGAAGTCCGCCGGGCCCATGCCGAACCGGGTCATCTCGGACACGCCCATGCGGATGCCGCTCGGGTGATAGAACGTCTCGTCGTCGGGCAGCGCCTGGTAGTTGGTGATGATGTTGTTGGCCTCGAGGCGGGCGGCGATCTCCTTGCCGTCGCCGAACGGCTTGACCCGGATGACCACCTGGTGGGTGCGGGTGAAGCCGTCGGCCTCGCCCCCTTCCACCGGGATGCCGGCGGCATGGCAGGCGGCGGCGAATGCTCGGGCGTTGGCCAGCACCGCGGCCTGGTACTCGGCCTTGAAGTGGTTCATCTCGAGGGTGGCCGCCAGCATCGCCAGCAGGGTGCCCAGGTGGTGGTTGCTGGTGGAGCCCGGGAATGAGCGCGCGTTGATCTCGAGCCAGAGCTTGCGCAGCGGCGCACCCTTGGGCATGCGCCCGGCGATGATGCCGCGCTGCGGGCCGAAGAAGGTCTTGTGGGTGGAGCCGGTGACCACATCGGCGCCCTCGGCCAGCGGATCCTGGAAGCCGGGCCCCAGGATGCCCATCACGTGGGCGCCGTCGTACATGATCACGGGCCGGTAATCGGGCATCGCGTCCACCAACTCACGGAGCGGCTTCACCGGCTCGGGGTGGAGGAACATGCTCTTGCCGAACACGATGATGGGCGGCCGGTGCTCACGCACGAGCTCCAGCATCCGGGCCACATCGATCTTGTAGGGGTTGCCGGCCTCGAGGGGGAAGTTGACCGGGTCGCCGTCGGCGAAGTTGAACAGGGCCCCGAACGGCTGGGCGCTCAGGTGGCCGCCGTAGTTCAGGTTGTTGTTCATGGCGGTGGCCAGCCGGCCCGTCGCAGTCAGCTTCGGGAAGCCCTCGCCGGCGCCGCCGAGGAACTTGACCGTGGCCTTGAAGACGATCTCGTTGGCCATCTGGCCGCTCACGGGGCGGGCCTCCACCTCGGAAGCGCCGAGGTAGGCGCCGAACTCCTGCTTGAGCCGCTCCTCCACCTCGTAGATGAAATCGGTGGCCTGGTAGTAGTAAACCTGGTCGCCCTTGAGCGCCCCGGTGCCGGTGAGGGCCTCGATCTCCTTCTTCAGTGCGGTCTTGTGCTCAGCGTAGCGGCCGGAGGGATCGCTGATCTCGCACAGCTTCACCAGCAGCGACGGGGTGTTCTCCGACGGGATCAGATTGATGCACCGGCGCTGGCGCCACAGGTTGTTTTCCACCACCTTGGCGGCCAGGTCGCGGAGCTGCTGTTCCAAATGACTCATGAAAGCCTCCCATGGGGTCGATATTCGGGTTGATGCAAAGCGGCAGTATAGTCCAGCCCGGCGCCCCGGCGCAAGCCCCCGCCAGGCGAAGTCACCACCGAGGGCACAGAGGACACAGAAGATGTTCGGGGTTCGGGGCTCGGACATTGAACCTGGGTTCCAGATTCTAGTTAACGGATCCCGTATCTCAGGTCTCAGGTCTCAGATCCCAGATCCCAGAACCCGGGTCCCAGGTCCCAGAACCCAGGTCCCACGTCTCGGTAACGCCAGACTCATTTCCAAATAGCCATGAAGAAACAAGCAAGCAACAATAGCCTTTAAATGAACGAGGGGACCCGAAGGTCCCCTCGCGAGATCCGATTTCCGCCGGGCGGTGCTTACAGGTTAAAGGCCTTCTTCAGCTCGTCCACCTTGTCGGTGAGTTCCCAGGTGAAGCCGGGTTCGCGCCGGCCGAAGTGGCCGTAGGCGGCCGTGCGTCGGTAGATGGGGCGGCGCAGGTCCAGGTGGTCGATGATGCCACGCGGAGTCAGGGGGAAGATTTCCTGGATGACTTTTTTCAGCTTGTCCTCGTCCACCTTGGCCGTGCCGAAGGTATCCACCATGATGCTGACGGGCTCCACCACGCCGATGGCGTAGGCCAGCTGCAACTCAACCGTATCGGCCAGGCCGGCCGCCACCACGTTCTTGGCGATATAGCGCGCCATGTAGGAGGCGGAGCGGTCCACCTTCGACGGGTCCTTGCCCGAGAAGGCGCCGCCGCCGTGGGAGCCCACGCCGCCGTAGGTGTCCACGATGATCTTGCGGCCGGTGAGCCCGCAGTCGGCCTGGGGGCCGCCCATCACGAAACGGCCGGTGGGGTTGATGTAGTATTTGGTCGCAGGGGTGATCATGTCGGCGGGGATGACCGGAGCGATGACATGCTCGCGGATCTGCGCCCGCAGCTCCTCGATGGGGATCTCGGGATGGTGCTGGGTGCTCACCACCACCGCGGGTACGCGCACCGGCTTGTTGCCGTCGTATTCCACGGTGACCTGGCTCTTGCCGTCGGGGCGGAGGAAGTGGAGGATGTTGTTGCGGCGGCACTCCGTGAGGCGCAGGGTGAGCTGGTGGGCCAGGTGGATGGGCATCGGCATCAGCTCTTTGGTCTCCCGGCAGGCATAGCCGAACATGATGCCCTGGTCGCCGGCACCGCCGATGTCCACGCCTTGAGCGATGTCGGGCGACTGCTTGTCGATGGTGGTGATGACGCCGCAGGTCAGGTAGTCGAACCCATACTCGGCGCTGGTGTAGCCGATCTTCTTGATGGTCTCCCGGACGATTTCCGGCACGTGCACGTAGCAGTCAGTGGTGATCTCGCCGGCCACCAGGGTCAGCCCGGTGGTGACGAGGGTTTCGCAGGCGACACGGCCGTAGGGATCCTGGGCCATGATGGCGTCGAGGACGCTGTCGGAAATCTGGTCGGCGATCTTATCGGGATGCCCTTCGGTAACCGATTCCGAGGAGAACAGGTGCTTGCCGTTGATGGCCATGGTCGACCTCCTGGTCAAAATCAAGTGGAGCAGGGTACCACACGCCCCCGGGTGTTTCAATAATTTTTCAGGAACCGGTGGCCGGCGCCGCGACTTTCTGCTAAGATGACATCTTTTATTCGGGGGTTCTCCATGGCGTGGGACATCGTTACCGGCGGCGCGGGCTTCATCGGCTCCAACCTGGTGGACGCGCTGCTGGCGCGCGGGCGGCGGGTCCGCGTCATCGACAACTTCAGCACCGGCCGCCGGGAGAACCTGGCCGAGGCGTTCGCCGCCGCCGGGGACGATCGGCTGGAGATCGTCGAGGGCTCCGTTACCGACACCGCGCTGCTGCGCCGCTGCGTCACCGACGTCGACACCGTTTACCACCAGGCCGCCCTGGCGTCCGTGCAGCGCTCGGTGGACGACCCCGCCCGGACCAACGAACACAACATCGGCGGCACCCTGGCCGTGCTGCTGGCGGCCCGCGACGGCGGGGCGCGACGCGTCGTCTACGCCGCCTCCTCGTCGGCCTACGGCGACACCCCGACGCTGCCCAAGCGCGAGGCGATGCCGACGGACCCGCTGTCGCCGTACGCCCTGACGAAATTGGCCGGCGAGATCTACTGCCGTCAGTTTTATCAGCTCTACGGGCTGGAAACGGTGGTGCTCCGCTATTTCAACGTGTTCGGACCGCGGCAGAACCCCGCCTCGCAGTACGCCGCCGTCATCCCGCTGTTCATCAGCCGGATGCTCCGCGGCGAGCCGCCGATCATCTACGGCGACGGCCGGCAATCGCGGGACTTTTCGTACATCGACAACGTGGTGGAGGCCAACCTGCTGGCGGCCGCGGCGCCGCCCGCCGCCTGTGGCCGGGTGTTCAACATCGCCTGCGGTGTCCGGGTGGACCTGCTGACCATCGTCGACCTGTTGAACCGCAAGCTGGGCGCCGGTCTTCGGCCCGTGCACGAGCCGCCCCGCCGCGGCGACGTGCGGCACTCCGAGGCCGACATCACCGCCGCCCGCGAATACCTGAATTACCAGCCCCGCGTGGGCTTTGAGGAGGGCTTGGCCCGAACGCTCGCCTGGTTCCAGACGCAGACGGCCGCCGCCTCACGTTGAGCCGCCGGCAGGGCCGGATACCGCCGGCCGCGACCGCGCGGACCGACGCCTGACCCACCGCACACACCGACAAGGAGTAACCCATATGCCTGTTCCCTTCCTGGATCTCAGCCGCCAGAACCGTGAGATCCGCGACCGTGCCCTGACCCTGTTCTCGGACATCCTCGAGAAGAGCGCGTTCATCGGCGGCGCCTACGTGCAGGAGTTCGAGGCCAATTTCGCCCGCTTCTGCCAGGTGCCGCACGGCGTCGCCGTCAACAGCGGCACCGACGCGCTGCGCCTGGCCATCGCCGCCTGTGGCCTGGAGCCGGGCGATGAAATCATCACCGTCCCGTTCACCTTCATCGCCACCGCCGAGGTGATCACCCAGAACGTCGCCCGGCTGGTGTTCGTCGACATCGATCCGGACACCTACAACATGGATCCACGGAAGCTCGAAGCCGCCATCACCCCGCGCACCCGCGGCATCATCCCGGTGCACCTTTATGGCAATCCCGCGCCCATGGATGCCATCATGGACATCGCCCGCCGCCACAACCTGTGGGTGGTCGAGGACGCCTGCCAGGCGCATGGCGCCACGCTGGGCGGCCGCGCGGTCGGCGGCCTCGGCACCATGGGCACTTTCAGCTTCTATCCCACCAAGAACCTGGGCGCCACCGGCGAGGGTGGTTTCGTGACCACCCACTCCGAGGAGCTGGCCCAGAAAGTCCTGGCCCTGCGCAATCACGGCCAGAGCGCCCGCTACGCCCACGAGTTCGAGGGCTACAACGCCCGCATGGACGCCCTGAAGGCAGCCGTGCTCAACGAGAAGCTCCGGCATCTGCCCAAGTGGAACCGCCAGCGGGCCCACTGGGCGGACGTCTACTCCGACGGCTTGCGCCAGGTCGGCGACCTTATCCTCCCGCCGATCACCGAGGGCGCGACCCACGCCTGGCACCTGTTCTCGGTGCGCACCCAGCAGCGCGACGCCCTGCGCGCCTTCCTCACCGAACGGGGCATCGGCACCGCAGTGCATTACCCCATCCCGCTTCACGTCCAGAAGGCCTACCGCCACCTGGGATACGCGCCGGAGGATTTTCCCGTCTCGATGGAGTGTTCGCGCACCGTGCTCTCGCTCCCGCTGTACCAGGGCATCACCGAGGCCGAGGTGGCCGAGACCATCGCGGCCGTGCGCGCGTTCTTCGACCGGAGCTGAGCCCAGGGGCGATCATGACCCAACCGGCGGCTGCACGCCTCATGGACGGTTTGCGACGCCACTTCCTCCCGGCGTGGTGGCGGCGCATCATCATTTTGCTGTTCATGACCGCCACGGTGGTGGCCATTCCGGTCAGCTTGTCCGCCACGCAGATTCTGCTGGCCGTCGCGGTGGTCTGCGGCGCGGTGGCGTATCCCGTGCTCCGCTTCCCGAGCTGGCTGCCGCTCCCCCGGTTCTATTGGCCTCTCATCGGCTTCATCGTCTGGTCCGTCCTCTCGGCGCTCTGTTCGGACGCGCCGCTTCTGAGCCTGTTCCACCTGAAAAAGCTGCTGCTGCTCTTTCTGATCCCCATGCTGTTGATGGTGCTCGACCGACCGGCCCAGTCCCGGACGTTCCTGCTGCTGCTGCTGGCCACGATGACGCTGTCGGCGGGAG harbors:
- a CDS encoding methionine adenosyltransferase, with translation MAINGKHLFSSESVTEGHPDKIADQISDSVLDAIMAQDPYGRVACETLVTTGLTLVAGEITTDCYVHVPEIVRETIKKIGYTSAEYGFDYLTCGVITTIDKQSPDIAQGVDIGGAGDQGIMFGYACRETKELMPMPIHLAHQLTLRLTECRRNNILHFLRPDGKSQVTVEYDGNKPVRVPAVVVSTQHHPEIPIEELRAQIREHVIAPVIPADMITPATKYYINPTGRFVMGGPQADCGLTGRKIIVDTYGGVGSHGGGAFSGKDPSKVDRSASYMARYIAKNVVAAGLADTVELQLAYAIGVVEPVSIMVDTFGTAKVDEDKLKKVIQEIFPLTPRGIIDHLDLRRPIYRRTAAYGHFGRREPGFTWELTDKVDELKKAFNL
- a CDS encoding SDR family oxidoreductase, with the protein product MAWDIVTGGAGFIGSNLVDALLARGRRVRVIDNFSTGRRENLAEAFAAAGDDRLEIVEGSVTDTALLRRCVTDVDTVYHQAALASVQRSVDDPARTNEHNIGGTLAVLLAARDGGARRVVYAASSSAYGDTPTLPKREAMPTDPLSPYALTKLAGEIYCRQFYQLYGLETVVLRYFNVFGPRQNPASQYAAVIPLFISRMLRGEPPIIYGDGRQSRDFSYIDNVVEANLLAAAAPPAACGRVFNIACGVRVDLLTIVDLLNRKLGAGLRPVHEPPRRGDVRHSEADITAAREYLNYQPRVGFEEGLARTLAWFQTQTAAASR
- a CDS encoding DegT/DnrJ/EryC1/StrS family aminotransferase, coding for MPVPFLDLSRQNREIRDRALTLFSDILEKSAFIGGAYVQEFEANFARFCQVPHGVAVNSGTDALRLAIAACGLEPGDEIITVPFTFIATAEVITQNVARLVFVDIDPDTYNMDPRKLEAAITPRTRGIIPVHLYGNPAPMDAIMDIARRHNLWVVEDACQAHGATLGGRAVGGLGTMGTFSFYPTKNLGATGEGGFVTTHSEELAQKVLALRNHGQSARYAHEFEGYNARMDALKAAVLNEKLRHLPKWNRQRAHWADVYSDGLRQVGDLILPPITEGATHAWHLFSVRTQQRDALRAFLTERGIGTAVHYPIPLHVQKAYRHLGYAPEDFPVSMECSRTVLSLPLYQGITEAEVAETIAAVRAFFDRS